A genomic region of Marinobacter sp. NP-4(2019) contains the following coding sequences:
- a CDS encoding HD domain-containing phosphohydrolase, with protein MADSLPTTARLLLVDDEENILRSLQRILRKEPYELETATSGEAALSMMEEQKFDLVISDARMPGMDGPTLLARIKKKWPYCIRILLTGYADVTSTIRAINEGQIYRYISKPWDDEELKLIVRQALAFQFSERRRLALEKLTRKQNKELKALNANLENKVLARTEELKETADMLEAAYTELKQSYVTTTEVFSNLIAKRLPIHKQPNPLVITMVKAFAEYHNLDEDLSRDLSMAAALYNLGKLGWPDELFFAPSDLLSRDQRLEYLKYPVNGEQLLMSLEPLKETARIIRHHQEKWNGYGVPERLQGQDIPYGSRVLRLAVDFIELQYGLILERKVSRDNTLKLIRRYKDRLYDPEIADQFLEVCIEVAPDVEHDDPEILVLDTLRVKPGMVLAKNLYAASGMLLLNEGKELTAPLIDKLASFEKGEPDGYRYTLYVHRPDDEETENKS; from the coding sequence GAAGCCGCGCTATCCATGATGGAGGAACAGAAATTCGATCTGGTGATCTCCGATGCCCGGATGCCGGGCATGGACGGTCCGACGTTGCTTGCGAGGATCAAGAAAAAATGGCCGTACTGTATTCGAATTCTGCTGACAGGCTATGCGGATGTCACCTCCACGATCAGGGCGATCAATGAAGGACAGATTTACCGATATATCAGTAAACCATGGGATGACGAAGAGCTGAAGCTCATTGTCCGTCAGGCGTTGGCTTTCCAGTTTTCAGAACGTCGCCGCCTGGCATTGGAAAAACTTACACGCAAGCAGAACAAGGAACTCAAGGCGCTCAACGCCAATCTGGAAAACAAGGTGCTGGCTCGCACGGAGGAACTGAAAGAAACGGCTGACATGCTGGAAGCTGCGTACACTGAGCTTAAACAAAGCTATGTAACCACCACCGAGGTTTTCTCGAACCTGATCGCCAAACGCCTGCCGATTCACAAGCAGCCCAACCCTCTGGTCATTACCATGGTGAAAGCCTTCGCCGAGTACCACAATCTTGATGAAGATCTCTCCCGGGATCTTTCAATGGCGGCCGCGCTCTATAACCTCGGCAAACTGGGCTGGCCCGATGAACTGTTCTTTGCACCATCGGACCTGCTAAGTCGCGACCAACGTCTGGAGTATCTGAAATACCCGGTCAACGGCGAACAATTGCTAATGTCCCTGGAGCCTCTGAAAGAAACCGCACGGATCATTCGCCATCACCAGGAAAAATGGAACGGCTATGGTGTGCCGGAACGTTTGCAAGGCCAGGACATCCCCTACGGTTCCCGTGTCTTGCGGCTGGCTGTGGATTTCATTGAGTTGCAGTATGGCCTGATCCTCGAACGGAAGGTATCACGGGATAATACCCTGAAACTGATCAGGCGTTACAAGGACCGCCTGTACGACCCTGAGATCGCCGACCAGTTTCTGGAGGTCTGCATTGAAGTCGCTCCAGACGTGGAACACGATGACCCGGAAATTCTGGTGCTTGACACTCTGCGGGTGAAGCCCGGCATGGTGCTGGCAAAAAATCTGTACGCGGCCTCTGGCATGCTATTGCTTAACGAGGGCAAGGAACTGACTGCCCCTCTTATCGATAAGCTCGCTTCCTTCGAAAAAGGAGAACCGGACGGATACCGCTACACTCTGTATGTACACCGTCCGGATGACGAAGAAACGGAGAACAAATCATGA
- a CDS encoding sensor histidine kinase: protein MRNFEDDPTLDDLLTAEQLQRLNHALSALCRKSVTITPHRQEDAVAVEFNLETVGWLSGGASPGERQAASELVSFLMMFVAKYRLAANLHHDTTEASYAELQRQNEALKASEARYRELSDQLQQRVDEQVEVIRQTQQDLYESSRLRSVGHLAAGVAHEINNPIGFISSNLRVARDYLEDLQGLLPNTEANRELLDDFNDLIGESVDGAKRIASIVSDLKTFSSIDQADYTLCDVNELLTSAIHLLQTEHGHQLHIMERLDDLPKISGHPGRLSQSLYNLLDNAAHALLDAKPKKGQGRILVKTTVRDNEVGITIQDNGCGIPDASRSQVFDAFYTTRPVGSGTGLGLTVTRDTVRAHRGTIKIDSREGTGTRVTLTLPAT, encoded by the coding sequence GTGCGTAATTTTGAAGACGATCCCACCCTGGATGATCTGCTGACCGCAGAGCAGCTGCAGCGCCTGAACCATGCCCTGAGCGCACTGTGCCGCAAATCTGTCACTATAACGCCACACCGACAGGAGGACGCCGTTGCCGTCGAGTTCAACCTGGAAACCGTTGGCTGGTTGTCCGGCGGTGCGTCCCCGGGGGAACGGCAGGCAGCGTCCGAGTTGGTGTCGTTCCTGATGATGTTTGTCGCCAAATATCGGTTGGCGGCAAACCTCCACCACGACACCACCGAGGCAAGTTATGCCGAGCTTCAACGACAGAATGAGGCTCTGAAAGCCTCTGAAGCCCGCTATCGCGAACTGTCCGACCAGCTGCAGCAACGTGTCGACGAACAGGTGGAAGTCATCCGCCAGACCCAACAGGACCTGTACGAAAGCTCCCGTCTTAGATCCGTCGGCCATTTGGCAGCGGGCGTAGCCCACGAGATTAATAACCCCATCGGCTTCATCTCCAGCAACCTGAGGGTGGCAAGGGACTACCTGGAAGACCTGCAAGGCCTTCTACCCAATACAGAAGCAAACCGTGAACTGCTGGATGATTTCAACGACCTGATCGGGGAATCGGTAGATGGAGCAAAGCGTATTGCCAGCATTGTTTCGGACCTGAAAACTTTCTCCAGCATCGATCAGGCCGACTACACCCTGTGTGATGTCAATGAATTGCTCACCAGTGCCATTCACCTGCTCCAAACTGAACATGGCCATCAATTGCACATAATGGAAAGGCTGGACGATTTGCCCAAAATTTCCGGTCACCCGGGACGCCTATCTCAGAGCCTTTACAACCTGCTGGACAACGCCGCCCATGCGCTACTGGATGCCAAACCGAAAAAAGGCCAGGGCCGCATCCTGGTGAAAACCACCGTTCGGGACAATGAGGTGGGCATTACTATCCAGGACAACGGCTGCGGCATTCCCGACGCCAGTCGCAGCCAGGTGTTCGATGCTTTCTACACCACTCGTCCGGTCGGTTCCGGCACAGGCCTCGGGCTAACGGTCACCCGCGACACAGTTCGCGCCCACCGGGGCACCATAAAGATAGACAGCCGGGAAGGAACAGGCACACGGGTAACCCTGACCTTGCCGGCGACATAA
- a CDS encoding GTP-binding protein has protein sequence MAEYTPEDNKLALKVVFYGPALSGKTTNLMQLHSLLNPERKGELMVLETRDDRTLFFDMLPIGLKSDSGLDLRLKMYTVPGQVQHDSTRKAVLSRADGVVFVADSQPSQQDNNATAFGNLEENLEKVGLDIDTLPLVVQFNKRDIPGVMDETELQARWSVTPWSPLIMASALQGQGVIETLRTLLDRLYTEVDSEFDLDARHGIGRDLFITRLSASHEVARA, from the coding sequence ATGGCTGAATATACCCCGGAAGACAACAAACTCGCCCTCAAGGTGGTGTTTTACGGTCCGGCCCTGAGCGGAAAGACCACTAACCTGATGCAATTGCACTCTCTGCTGAACCCGGAGCGCAAGGGTGAACTGATGGTGCTCGAAACCCGGGATGACCGCACATTATTCTTCGACATGCTCCCCATCGGCCTGAAGAGCGATTCCGGTCTCGACCTGCGTCTGAAAATGTACACCGTTCCTGGTCAGGTCCAGCACGACAGCACCCGCAAAGCCGTTCTCTCCCGTGCGGACGGCGTTGTCTTCGTGGCAGACTCACAGCCCAGCCAGCAAGACAATAACGCCACCGCTTTTGGCAATCTGGAAGAAAATCTCGAAAAAGTCGGTCTGGACATCGACACACTCCCGCTGGTGGTGCAGTTCAACAAGCGGGACATTCCGGGCGTGATGGATGAAACTGAACTGCAGGCGCGCTGGTCCGTCACGCCCTGGTCTCCACTGATTATGGCTTCCGCCCTTCAGGGGCAGGGTGTCATCGAAACCTTGCGAACCCTTTTGGATCGACTTTACACCGAGGTCGATAGCGAGTTCGATCTGGATGCCCGCCACGGCATCGGCCGCGACCTGTTTATCACCAGGCTAAGTGCCAGCCACGAGGTGGCCCGTGCGTAA
- a CDS encoding ATPase, T2SS/T4P/T4SS family: MAKRYASLFLGQENGNESEPKEEKKAPYRILLVDDEPNILASLRRVFQRENYELLFARDAEEALRILEKQPVELIMTDFMMPGMNGSELLRDVRERWPQTIRIMLTGQANTDAVMGSIKDGAVYRFILKPWNDDDIRLTIALALEQYELIQRTRSLEQQTEKQSKDLETISKLTATNRSQLAILLHKKGWLNPQQIQQLHREMQSQKTPVVRQLLKHEWVDFRKVYEMLRDDMMFEEIDLREFQPDPSLLSLVPQKICTRQLVLPLRVQGQRLRLAMVDPMDINLIDELGFMTGYTIHPLLCETSQMQAKLSEIFGETNDLDEIATKVGTDDPYEGIEIVLDEDTEKESLEQLLGSSEEPPAIRLVNAIILEALRLGASDIHVHPRTKSLVVRYRIDGVLQDKIHIPTNLLMSVVSRIKVMAELDITERRKPQDGRITVKTPMRIVDLRISTLPTINGEKVVMRVLERQSSAQSLEDLGLSEHNRKRLMHVVAKPQGIILATGPTGSGKTTTLYALLQHNASPERNYVTIEDPVEFHVDMAGQVPVKERIGLNFASVLRAILRQDPDVILLGEIRDEETADVAFHAAMTGHLVYSTLHTSSAAATVARLLDLGLKPFVLASALEAIIAQRLVRRICSSCREEIAPPMEVLDQLGPKFTGANLTFYQGKGCGKCHKGYKGRVAIHEVLTMNETLRIAITEGASAMQIEHIAQEQGMEILLDDALKKLKDGLTTADEILRLLGPQVLNG, translated from the coding sequence ATGGCGAAACGTTACGCATCACTGTTCCTTGGCCAGGAGAACGGCAACGAATCGGAACCAAAGGAAGAGAAAAAGGCGCCCTATCGGATACTGTTGGTCGATGACGAACCCAACATCCTGGCTTCATTGCGCCGGGTATTCCAGCGCGAAAACTATGAGCTGTTGTTTGCTCGCGATGCTGAAGAGGCCTTGCGAATTCTGGAGAAACAACCTGTCGAACTGATCATGACCGACTTCATGATGCCAGGCATGAACGGAAGCGAACTGCTACGGGACGTGCGCGAGCGATGGCCCCAGACCATCCGCATCATGCTTACCGGTCAGGCCAACACCGACGCGGTGATGGGGTCCATCAAGGATGGTGCAGTGTACCGGTTTATTCTCAAGCCCTGGAACGATGACGACATTCGCCTGACCATCGCCCTGGCGCTGGAACAGTATGAACTGATCCAGCGTACCCGCTCACTTGAACAACAAACGGAAAAGCAAAGCAAGGATCTGGAAACCATCAGCAAGCTGACGGCCACCAACCGCAGTCAACTGGCGATCCTGCTGCACAAGAAAGGCTGGCTGAACCCGCAGCAGATCCAGCAATTGCACCGGGAAATGCAAAGTCAGAAAACCCCCGTGGTGCGCCAGCTTCTCAAGCACGAATGGGTCGATTTCCGCAAGGTGTACGAAATGCTGCGGGATGACATGATGTTCGAGGAAATTGACCTGCGGGAATTCCAGCCGGACCCCAGCCTCCTCTCTTTGGTTCCCCAGAAGATCTGCACTCGCCAGCTGGTATTACCGTTGCGGGTACAGGGTCAGCGACTGAGACTGGCCATGGTCGACCCCATGGATATAAACCTTATCGACGAGCTGGGTTTCATGACCGGCTACACGATCCATCCGCTGCTGTGCGAAACCTCGCAGATGCAGGCCAAGCTGTCAGAAATTTTCGGAGAAACCAACGACCTGGATGAGATCGCCACCAAGGTAGGCACAGACGATCCCTATGAGGGCATCGAGATTGTTCTGGATGAAGATACCGAGAAGGAATCTTTGGAACAGTTGCTCGGTAGCTCCGAAGAACCACCGGCGATCCGCCTGGTCAATGCCATTATCCTGGAAGCGCTGCGCCTGGGAGCAAGCGATATCCATGTGCACCCGCGTACCAAATCCCTGGTGGTTCGCTACCGGATTGACGGCGTACTGCAGGACAAGATCCATATTCCCACCAACTTGCTGATGTCCGTGGTATCGCGCATCAAGGTCATGGCCGAGTTGGACATTACCGAACGTCGCAAACCCCAGGACGGCCGTATCACCGTAAAAACACCCATGCGGATTGTCGATCTGCGTATTTCCACACTCCCCACTATTAATGGAGAGAAAGTGGTGATGCGAGTTCTGGAACGCCAGTCCTCAGCGCAATCCCTGGAAGATCTGGGATTGTCGGAGCACAACCGCAAACGACTGATGCACGTGGTGGCCAAACCCCAAGGCATTATTCTGGCCACCGGTCCTACCGGTAGCGGCAAAACCACAACCCTGTATGCCCTGCTGCAGCACAATGCGTCCCCGGAACGCAATTACGTCACCATTGAAGACCCGGTGGAATTCCACGTCGACATGGCCGGCCAGGTGCCGGTAAAGGAGCGAATTGGGCTGAACTTTGCCAGCGTGTTAAGGGCCATCCTGCGGCAGGATCCCGACGTGATCCTGCTGGGGGAAATCCGCGATGAGGAAACCGCCGATGTCGCATTCCACGCCGCCATGACCGGGCACCTGGTGTATTCCACACTGCACACCAGCTCCGCAGCGGCGACGGTTGCTCGCCTGCTCGATTTGGGCCTCAAACCGTTCGTGTTGGCCTCAGCCCTTGAAGCCATCATTGCCCAGCGTCTGGTACGCCGAATCTGTTCGAGCTGTCGCGAGGAGATTGCACCGCCCATGGAAGTTCTGGACCAACTTGGCCCAAAGTTTACGGGTGCCAACCTGACCTTCTATCAGGGCAAGGGCTGTGGAAAATGCCACAAAGGTTACAAAGGAAGAGTCGCAATTCACGAAGTGCTGACCATGAACGAAACTTTGAGAATAGCCATCACCGAAGGCGCCAGCGCGATGCAGATTGAACATATCGCGCAGGAGCAAGGCATGGAAATTCTTCTGGATGACGCATTGAAAAAACTTAAGGATGGACTGACCACGGCAGACGAAATTCTTCGACTGTTAGGGCCGCAGGTGTTGAATGGCTGA
- a CDS encoding response regulator, with the protein MIKIQLVDDEPNILSALKRLLRPQGWDVHTFETVESALKGLLEHDYAVIVSDYQMPTADGVTYLQFAKQRQPDAMRLVLSAHGDRNSMIKAINQAEVYRFLSKPWDEYEVVAAIKSAIDLYELKTENRRLIAEIHEQRQMLWARERELLRLESENPGITRVKRDTDGSVLISDKGL; encoded by the coding sequence ATGATCAAGATCCAGCTGGTGGATGACGAGCCCAACATCCTGAGCGCACTCAAGCGTCTACTGAGGCCACAAGGCTGGGACGTCCACACCTTCGAGACAGTTGAATCGGCGCTTAAGGGGCTGCTGGAGCATGATTATGCCGTTATCGTCTCGGATTACCAGATGCCCACTGCGGACGGAGTGACTTACCTCCAATTCGCCAAACAACGACAACCAGATGCCATGCGCCTTGTACTGAGTGCCCACGGCGATCGCAACTCCATGATCAAGGCCATAAACCAGGCGGAGGTCTACCGGTTTCTGTCAAAACCCTGGGATGAATACGAAGTGGTCGCCGCAATCAAATCCGCGATTGATCTTTACGAGTTAAAAACCGAAAACCGCCGGCTTATAGCGGAGATTCATGAACAGAGACAGATGCTCTGGGCGCGGGAGCGGGAATTGCTCAGGCTGGAATCAGAGAATCCAGGTATTACCCGTGTCAAGCGGGATACAGACGGCTCTGTCCTCATCAGCGATAAGGGACTTTGA